From a single Miscanthus floridulus cultivar M001 chromosome 8, ASM1932011v1, whole genome shotgun sequence genomic region:
- the LOC136476767 gene encoding wall-associated receptor kinase 2-like isoform X2 — translation MHIRSAHMKTKVVVVARKAVLALAAVVATLLLMLPPGGGVSAPAAATTATGLLGSNYYCTRRCGNISIPYPFGIEPGCYHAAGFNLTCKNSSHHHQPPKLFLGDGTVQVLDISVENSTVRINSPAVQFQYDDGSGRTTNSSTSTWGFGLPRNGPYFLSESTSMLQVMGCDIQVSIQGGVNNNLVSSCTAICPSIEPGFIVGARNGNCTGIFCCQTSIVLGYSFYSIQMNLLSGGPQGLFLPAVYIVDKIFNADHLDMLVHGTPKALPATLDWIISNSTCLTNITAPECLSNHSYCQDSFTDGHGGYLCQCSDGYQGNPYVLGGCQDINECEFPYQYPCYGVCKNTPGNFTCQCQTGYTGNASVPNGCIDIDECEKPEAYSCYGICQNFLGTFQCQCPNGTYGSPSTKDGCVVTTKQKNSYTGLSIGLGVGGGISLLLVLGAPFISRKIKLRKEKKMREIFFNQNHGLLLQQLVSHNGDIGERMTITLRDLEKATNNFDKARVIGGGGHGVVFKGIIDLKVVAVKKSRIIVEREINEFINEVAILSQVNHRNVVKLLGCCLETEVPLLVYEFISNGTLYQHLHVEGPLSVPWVDRIRIALEVSRALSYLHSAASMPIYHRDIKSSNILLDDSLTAKVSDFGTSRYILIDQTGVTTEVQGTRGYLDPMYYYTGRLTGKSDVFSFGVLLIELLTREQPFVYRSRHGDNLVSHFRKLLAIGNLVGIIDPQVMEEEDGEVQEVATLATMCTKLKGEDRPTMREVEIILESILVKKKQIPNISTTRRRLAMEEDANSSEISRQYTMEEEILLSGSYPR, via the exons ATGCATATACGCAGTGCACACATGAAGACAAAGGTAGTAGTAGTAGCGAGGAAAGCAGTTTTAGCACTTGCTGCTGTAGTTGCGACGCTGCTGCTGATGCTCCCGCCCGGCGGCGGCGTCTCGGCACCTGCAGCTGCGACAACAGCCACGGGGTTGCTGGGCAGTAACTACTACTGCACCAGGAGGTGCGGCAACATCAGCATCCCGTACCCGTTCGGCATCGAGCCAGGCTGCTACCACGCCGCCGGCTTCAACCTCACCTGCAAGAATAGCTCGCACCATCATCAGCCACCCAAGCTGTTCCTCGGCGACGGCACGGTGCAGGTGCTGGACATCTCTGTCGAAAACAGCACGGTGCGCATCAACAGCCCCGCCGTGCAGTTTCAGTATGATGATGGTAGTGGCCGCACCACGAACAGCAGCACCAGCACATGGGGGTTCGGGCTCCCACGGAATGGTCCCTACTTCTTGTCGGAGTCGACGAGCATGCTCCAGGTGATGGGGTGCGACATCCAGGTCAGCATCCAGGGGGGTGTCAATAACAACTTGGTCAGCTCTTGCACAGCTATCTGCCCGTCAATAGAACCCGGCTTCATTGTGGGTGCGCGAAATGGTAACTGTACGGGCATTTTCTGCTGTCAGACAAGCATCGTTCTAGGTTACTCTTTCTACTCCATTCAGATGAACTTGCTTTCTGGCGGACCACAGGGTCTATTTCTACCTGCTGTATACATAGTGGACAAGATTTTCAATGCCGACCATCTTGACATGCTCGTCCACGGTACTCCTAAGGCGCTTCCGGCCACACTAGATTGGATAATTAGTAATTCGACATGTCTGACAAATATTACCGCCCCCGAATGTCTCAGTAACCACAGCTATTGCCAAGACTCCTTTACCGATGGCCATGGTGGCTATCTATGTCAATGCTCAGATGGTTATCAGGGAAATCCTTATGTTCTCGGTGGATGCCAAG ATATCAACGAATGCGAATTTCCATACCAATATCCTTGCTATGGTGTTTGCAAGAACACACCCGGGAATTTTACCTGCCAATGCCAAACTGGCTACACAGGAAATGCTTCTGTCCCAAATGGATGCATAG ACATAGATGAGTGTGAGAAACCGGAGGCATATAGTTGCTATGGAATCTGTCAAAATTTCCTCGGTACATTTCAGTGCCAATGTCCTAATGGAACATATGGAAGTCCATCCACAAAAGATGGTTGTGTCGTTACTACAAAACAGAAGAATTCCTACACAG GTCTAAGCATTGGGCTAGGAGTAGGCGGTGGAATAAGTCTTTTGCTAGTACTAGGTGCTCCATTCATATCACGTAAAATAAAGCTACGAAAGGAGAAAAAAATGAGAGAAATTTTTTTCAATCAAAATCATGGGCTACTATTGCAGCAACTTGTATCACATAATGGAGACATTGGAGAAAGGATGACAATTACTCTAAGGGATCTAGAGAAGGCTACAAACAATTTTGATAAAGCACGTGTGATTggtggaggaggacatggcgTTGTGTTCAAAGGAATTATTGATCTAAAGGTCGTGGCAGTCAAGAAATCAAGGATTATAGTAGAACGGGAGATCAACGAATTTATAAATGAAGTCGCCATTCTTTCTCAGGTCAATCATAGAAATGTGGTGAAGCTATTAGGATGTTGCCTTGAGACAGAAGTCCCGCTACTAGTTTATGAATTTATCTCAAATGGAACCCTATATCAACATCTCCATGTTGAAGGACCATTGTCTGTACCATGGGTTGACCGAATAAGGATTGCATTGGAAGTTTCTAGAGCTCTATCCTACCTACATTCAGCTGCTTCAATGCCTATATATCATAGAGATATTAAGTCTAGCAACATACTTCTAGATGACAGTTTAACAGCAAAAGTATCTGACTTTGGCACTTCAAGATACATCTTGATTGATCAAACTGGAGTAACCACAGAGGTTCAAGGAACAAGGGGTTACCTAGATCCCATGTACTATTATACAGGGCGACTAACAGGCAAGAGTGATGTCTTCAGTTTTGGTGTTCTTCTTATCGAATTGCTAACCAGAGAGCAACCATTTGTCTATCGGTCCAGGCATGGTGATAATCTTGTGTCACATTTCAGAAAGTTGCTCGCAATAGGTAATCTTGTTGGCATAATAGATCCTCAAGTCATGGAAGAGGAAGATGGAGAAGTCCAAGAAGTAGCTACATTAGCAACAATGTGTACTAAATTGAAAGGGGAAGACCGGCCTACAATGAGAGAAGTGGAGATAATACTTGAAAGCATACTGGTTAAGAAGAAGCAGATTCCAAATATTTCAACAACAAGGAG GCGACTTGCTATGGAAGAAGACGCGAATAGTAGCGAAATAAGCCGGCAGTATACTATGGAAGAGGAGATATTGTTGTCAGGAAGCTACCCCCGATGA
- the LOC136476767 gene encoding wall-associated receptor kinase 2-like isoform X1, which yields MHIRSAHMKTKVVVVARKAVLALAAVVATLLLMLPPGGGVSAPAAATTATGLLGSNYYCTRRCGNISIPYPFGIEPGCYHAAGFNLTCKNSSHHHQPPKLFLGDGTVQVLDISVENSTVRINSPAVQFQYDDGSGRTTNSSTSTWGFGLPRNGPYFLSESTSMLQVMGCDIQVSIQGGVNNNLVSSCTAICPSIEPGFIVGARNGNCTGIFCCQTSIVLGYSFYSIQMNLLSGGPQGLFLPAVYIVDKIFNADHLDMLVHGTPKALPATLDWIISNSTCLTNITAPECLSNHSYCQDSFTDGHGGYLCQCSDGYQGNPYVLGGCQDINECEFPYQYPCYGVCKNTPGNFTCQCQTGYTGNASVPNGCIDIDECEKPEAYSCYGICQNFLGTFQCQCPNGTYGSPSTKDGCVVTTKQKNSYTGLSIGLGVGGGISLLLVLGAPFISRKIKLRKEKKMREIFFNQNHGLLLQQLVSHNGDIGERMTITLRDLEKATNNFDKARVIGGGGHGVVFKGIIDLKVVAVKKSRIIVEREINEFINEVAILSQVNHRNVVKLLGCCLETEVPLLVYEFISNGTLYQHLHVEGPLSVPWVDRIRIALEVSRALSYLHSAASMPIYHRDIKSSNILLDDSLTAKVSDFGTSRYILIDQTGVTTEVQGTRGYLDPMYYYTGRLTGKSDVFSFGVLLIELLTREQPFVYRSRHGDNLVSHFRKLLAIGNLVGIIDPQVMEEEDGEVQEVATLATMCTKLKGEDRPTMREVEIILESILVKKKQIPNISTTRRYDIENNETPVHCMSIEMATNQTDRRLAMEEDANSSEISRQYTMEEEILLSGSYPR from the exons ATGCATATACGCAGTGCACACATGAAGACAAAGGTAGTAGTAGTAGCGAGGAAAGCAGTTTTAGCACTTGCTGCTGTAGTTGCGACGCTGCTGCTGATGCTCCCGCCCGGCGGCGGCGTCTCGGCACCTGCAGCTGCGACAACAGCCACGGGGTTGCTGGGCAGTAACTACTACTGCACCAGGAGGTGCGGCAACATCAGCATCCCGTACCCGTTCGGCATCGAGCCAGGCTGCTACCACGCCGCCGGCTTCAACCTCACCTGCAAGAATAGCTCGCACCATCATCAGCCACCCAAGCTGTTCCTCGGCGACGGCACGGTGCAGGTGCTGGACATCTCTGTCGAAAACAGCACGGTGCGCATCAACAGCCCCGCCGTGCAGTTTCAGTATGATGATGGTAGTGGCCGCACCACGAACAGCAGCACCAGCACATGGGGGTTCGGGCTCCCACGGAATGGTCCCTACTTCTTGTCGGAGTCGACGAGCATGCTCCAGGTGATGGGGTGCGACATCCAGGTCAGCATCCAGGGGGGTGTCAATAACAACTTGGTCAGCTCTTGCACAGCTATCTGCCCGTCAATAGAACCCGGCTTCATTGTGGGTGCGCGAAATGGTAACTGTACGGGCATTTTCTGCTGTCAGACAAGCATCGTTCTAGGTTACTCTTTCTACTCCATTCAGATGAACTTGCTTTCTGGCGGACCACAGGGTCTATTTCTACCTGCTGTATACATAGTGGACAAGATTTTCAATGCCGACCATCTTGACATGCTCGTCCACGGTACTCCTAAGGCGCTTCCGGCCACACTAGATTGGATAATTAGTAATTCGACATGTCTGACAAATATTACCGCCCCCGAATGTCTCAGTAACCACAGCTATTGCCAAGACTCCTTTACCGATGGCCATGGTGGCTATCTATGTCAATGCTCAGATGGTTATCAGGGAAATCCTTATGTTCTCGGTGGATGCCAAG ATATCAACGAATGCGAATTTCCATACCAATATCCTTGCTATGGTGTTTGCAAGAACACACCCGGGAATTTTACCTGCCAATGCCAAACTGGCTACACAGGAAATGCTTCTGTCCCAAATGGATGCATAG ACATAGATGAGTGTGAGAAACCGGAGGCATATAGTTGCTATGGAATCTGTCAAAATTTCCTCGGTACATTTCAGTGCCAATGTCCTAATGGAACATATGGAAGTCCATCCACAAAAGATGGTTGTGTCGTTACTACAAAACAGAAGAATTCCTACACAG GTCTAAGCATTGGGCTAGGAGTAGGCGGTGGAATAAGTCTTTTGCTAGTACTAGGTGCTCCATTCATATCACGTAAAATAAAGCTACGAAAGGAGAAAAAAATGAGAGAAATTTTTTTCAATCAAAATCATGGGCTACTATTGCAGCAACTTGTATCACATAATGGAGACATTGGAGAAAGGATGACAATTACTCTAAGGGATCTAGAGAAGGCTACAAACAATTTTGATAAAGCACGTGTGATTggtggaggaggacatggcgTTGTGTTCAAAGGAATTATTGATCTAAAGGTCGTGGCAGTCAAGAAATCAAGGATTATAGTAGAACGGGAGATCAACGAATTTATAAATGAAGTCGCCATTCTTTCTCAGGTCAATCATAGAAATGTGGTGAAGCTATTAGGATGTTGCCTTGAGACAGAAGTCCCGCTACTAGTTTATGAATTTATCTCAAATGGAACCCTATATCAACATCTCCATGTTGAAGGACCATTGTCTGTACCATGGGTTGACCGAATAAGGATTGCATTGGAAGTTTCTAGAGCTCTATCCTACCTACATTCAGCTGCTTCAATGCCTATATATCATAGAGATATTAAGTCTAGCAACATACTTCTAGATGACAGTTTAACAGCAAAAGTATCTGACTTTGGCACTTCAAGATACATCTTGATTGATCAAACTGGAGTAACCACAGAGGTTCAAGGAACAAGGGGTTACCTAGATCCCATGTACTATTATACAGGGCGACTAACAGGCAAGAGTGATGTCTTCAGTTTTGGTGTTCTTCTTATCGAATTGCTAACCAGAGAGCAACCATTTGTCTATCGGTCCAGGCATGGTGATAATCTTGTGTCACATTTCAGAAAGTTGCTCGCAATAGGTAATCTTGTTGGCATAATAGATCCTCAAGTCATGGAAGAGGAAGATGGAGAAGTCCAAGAAGTAGCTACATTAGCAACAATGTGTACTAAATTGAAAGGGGAAGACCGGCCTACAATGAGAGAAGTGGAGATAATACTTGAAAGCATACTGGTTAAGAAGAAGCAGATTCCAAATATTTCAACAACAAGGAGGTATGATATTGAGAATAATGAAACACCGGTTCACTGCATGTCAATTGAAATGGCAACTAACCAAACAGACAGGCGACTTGCTATGGAAGAAGACGCGAATAGTAGCGAAATAAGCCGGCAGTATACTATGGAAGAGGAGATATTGTTGTCAGGAAGCTACCCCCGATGA